Proteins encoded within one genomic window of Glycine soja cultivar W05 chromosome 1, ASM419377v2, whole genome shotgun sequence:
- the LOC114413396 gene encoding uncharacterized protein LOC114413396, which produces MGRLFTLNGVEASKSKDLIQGKCFTSGNPLLVLFDSDVIHSFTSSSCVEKLKFFVSSFNGDLVVKTPTSGYVLTSDVCLNCPVEIFGRKLLIDHIGLPLTQIDVILGMGWLSSNHVLLNYFDKIVVLGDSEVSRDRMFISVNQVVTSLKEYSQVYMILCNLELKTKVSISDLLVVREFPEDISDLLPKRER; this is translated from the coding sequence ATGGGAAGATTATTTACTCTTAATGGAGTGGAAGCTTCGAAATCCAAAGATCTAATCCAAGGTAAATGTTTCACAAGTGGGAATCCCTTACTTGTGCTATTCGATTCTGATGTGATCCATTCATTTACATCTTCCTCGTGTGTGGAGAAACTTAAGTTTTTTGTGTCTTCGTTCAATGGTGATCTTGTGGTAAAGACCCCAACTAGTGGTTATGTGTTAACTTCTGATGTGTGTTTAAATTGTCCTGTAGAGATTTTTGGTAGAAAACTCTTGATTGATCATATTGGTTTACCTCTAACccaaattgatgttattctgGGTATGGGTtggttatcttccaaccatgtcttattaaactattttgataaaattgtggtGCTTGGTGATTCTGAAGTGAGTAGGGATAGGATGTTCATCTCTGTCAACCAAGTTGTGACATCTTTGAAAGAATATTCCCAAGTGTACATGATCCTGTGTAACCTAGAATTAAAGACCAAGGTTTCCATCAGTGACCTCCTAGTTGTTAGAGAGTTTCCTGAGGATATATCTGATTTACTACctaagagagagagatag